The Brevibacillus brevis genome contains a region encoding:
- a CDS encoding M15 family metallopeptidase has protein sequence MKKRVFWLVILLLFGYIVFQKIADRPPDVEGHMETVGEATGVEYQSIQLAKDQIYQGDLLLVNKDYPVHEAGVKNDVIRLSEHEELVQGYRLLDHRIEVSERVAKVFLEMVEAAQQDNVSHFILNSGYRGMEEQEKLYEEMGPAYAMPSGYSEHNVGSALDIGSTQMKMEHAPEGKWLEDHSWKYGFILRYPKDKVAITGTVFEPWHFRYVGLPHSAIMKQNNFSLEEYLDYLKDKRSISVTNDGKIYEINYYPVDEEMTIKVPISSNYEISGDNMGGVIVTSYVNEEKKE, from the coding sequence ATGAAAAAGAGGGTTTTTTGGCTTGTCATTTTATTGCTGTTTGGATATATCGTTTTTCAAAAAATAGCAGATCGACCACCTGATGTTGAGGGACATATGGAAACAGTGGGTGAGGCTACCGGTGTGGAGTACCAATCGATACAACTAGCAAAAGATCAAATTTATCAGGGAGACCTTCTCTTGGTCAATAAAGACTATCCGGTTCATGAGGCAGGGGTAAAAAACGATGTGATTCGGCTGTCTGAGCATGAAGAGCTGGTACAAGGCTATCGTTTGCTCGATCACAGAATCGAAGTGTCAGAGCGTGTAGCCAAAGTATTTTTGGAGATGGTCGAAGCTGCGCAGCAAGATAACGTGAGCCACTTTATCCTGAACAGTGGTTATCGAGGCATGGAAGAACAAGAGAAGCTGTATGAAGAAATGGGGCCAGCGTACGCGATGCCGAGCGGTTACAGCGAACATAATGTAGGTTCCGCGCTGGATATTGGATCGACGCAAATGAAAATGGAGCACGCCCCTGAAGGCAAGTGGCTGGAAGATCATTCGTGGAAATACGGTTTTATTTTGCGCTACCCAAAGGACAAGGTAGCCATTACAGGAACGGTATTCGAGCCTTGGCACTTCCGATATGTCGGCTTGCCGCATAGCGCGATCATGAAGCAAAATAACTTTTCGCTGGAAGAATACCTGGATTACCTAAAAGACAAAAGAAGTATCTCCGTGACAAACGATGGGAAGATCTATGAAATTAACTACTACCCTGTCGACGAAGAGATGACGATCAAAGTACCGATTTCGAGCAACTATGAGATTTCGGGTGACAACATGGGCGGCGTGATTGTTACAAGCTACGTGAACGAAGAAAAGAAGGAGTGA
- the vanG gene encoding D-alanine--D-serine ligase VanG, whose protein sequence is MKKLTVAILFGGCSSEYEVSLKSASSVLESLCLEKYEVILLGITREGQWLRYTGNIESIRNDSWHQSEKCVPAFLSPCRQVRGIVAQENGAMTVTQVDVVFPILHGKNGEDGTVQGLLELAGIPFVGCHTLSSAICMDKDIAHTLAESSGIKTPRSVTVYSNTDLANVQSATEALGFPLYVKPAKAGSSIGITKAYSPSELAFGIENALLQDDKVVIEENIAGFEVGCAVLGNREVIVGEVDEIELLQGFFNYAEKYSLATAHIHVPARIDAELAHKIKQTATHLYQVFGCRGFARVDMFVTPDGYIVFNEVNTIPGFTSKSRYPNMLRAAGISYKELLDTLIMLALEED, encoded by the coding sequence ATGAAGAAATTGACTGTCGCGATTTTGTTTGGGGGATGTTCCTCGGAGTATGAAGTATCCCTTAAATCAGCGAGTTCGGTGCTGGAAAGCTTGTGTCTGGAAAAGTACGAGGTGATTTTGCTAGGAATTACGAGGGAAGGGCAATGGCTGCGATATACCGGCAACATCGAAAGCATTCGGAATGACAGTTGGCATCAAAGTGAGAAGTGTGTACCAGCTTTTCTCTCTCCTTGCAGACAGGTGAGGGGAATTGTTGCGCAGGAGAACGGTGCCATGACAGTCACGCAGGTTGATGTGGTGTTCCCGATTTTGCATGGCAAAAACGGAGAGGATGGAACCGTGCAAGGACTGTTGGAGCTCGCCGGCATTCCTTTTGTCGGTTGTCACACGCTATCCTCTGCGATTTGTATGGATAAGGATATCGCTCACACGCTGGCGGAAAGCTCCGGTATCAAAACGCCAAGATCCGTTACCGTTTATTCGAATACTGATCTTGCAAATGTTCAATCTGCTACCGAAGCACTGGGATTTCCTTTGTATGTCAAACCTGCAAAGGCAGGGTCTTCCATTGGGATTACGAAAGCATACAGCCCATCAGAATTGGCATTTGGTATAGAAAACGCCCTGCTGCAAGATGACAAAGTAGTCATCGAGGAAAACATCGCGGGATTTGAGGTGGGCTGCGCGGTACTCGGAAATCGTGAGGTCATTGTGGGGGAAGTGGATGAGATCGAATTGCTTCAAGGCTTCTTCAATTACGCAGAAAAGTATTCATTGGCGACTGCCCATATCCATGTCCCAGCAAGAATTGACGCCGAACTCGCTCATAAAATCAAGCAAACAGCTACCCATCTCTATCAGGTTTTTGGCTGTCGTGGCTTCGCTCGCGTGGATATGTTTGTCACACCAGACGGATACATCGTGTTTAACGAAGTGAATACGATCCCCGGCTTTACCTCGAAAAGCAGGTATCCAAACATGCTGCGTGCTGCGGGAATTTCCTATAAAGAGCTTCTAGATACGTTGATTATGCTAGCGTTGGAGGAGGACTAA
- the vanT gene encoding serine racemase VanT catalytic subunit, whose product MNKGNEKQYGGLDRFRIIAAILVIAIHTSPLLSISEWADFTLTRTIARVAVPFFFMCTGFFFLQKLGSDYNRNASMLRQFLWKVGKLYLLSILLYLPVNVYAGYFTDGLTLFSAVKDLLFNGTLYHLWYFPGIMLGVCISTFLYTRLSTWNTFWVTLLLYGIGLFGDSYFGLAQMSPYVDSIYQSMFTLFDYTRNGIFFAPVFIVIGGMIANTRRRKKKKVSPYAIGLGLFGSMLVMEGLLLHAYQLQRHDSMYIFLIPCMYFLFQLLLFWKGKNRPALRKLSLYVYVIHPLCIVLIRGAAKVTGLTGLFVENSLVHFTLVTVLSFVLSVMAMKVIRRFQGEKPDQTGRAWADIHLPHLQHNVREIQRVLPKDCSMMAVVKAQAYGHGGWQIARFLNKLGIDHFAVATIDEGIELRKKGVKGGILILGYTDERRIRQIARFKLTQTVVDDEYAQKLNSYNVKIPVHIKIDTGMGRLGESWTHTEKIASMYRYKNLQVCGTFTHLSVADSLVASDIEYTKNQIARFQKVIEQLKEKGIDPQRLHVQSSYGVLNYGELQYDYARIGIALYGMLSKQGDKVKTNVDLRPVLSLKARVVQVKQVEKGASVGYGRAHRVLKDSKIAIVSIGYADGVPRMLSQSGATCLIRGKRRPIIGTVCMDQLIVDITDMEEVQKGDVVTFIGKDQEEGITAEEMAQQCKTITNELVSHLGERVKRVYHD is encoded by the coding sequence ATGAATAAGGGTAATGAAAAGCAGTATGGTGGGCTCGATCGATTCCGAATCATTGCGGCGATCCTTGTCATCGCAATCCATACTTCTCCGCTGCTGTCTATAAGTGAATGGGCTGACTTTACACTGACACGAACAATAGCCAGGGTTGCAGTTCCTTTTTTCTTTATGTGCACAGGATTTTTCTTCTTGCAAAAGCTTGGCTCAGATTACAACAGAAATGCGTCTATGCTGAGGCAGTTTTTATGGAAAGTAGGAAAGCTATATTTGCTTTCGATCCTTCTCTATCTTCCTGTGAATGTGTATGCAGGGTATTTTACAGATGGATTAACCCTATTTTCAGCAGTGAAAGACCTCTTGTTTAACGGGACCTTGTATCATCTGTGGTATTTCCCTGGCATCATGCTGGGGGTCTGTATCAGTACTTTTTTGTATACAAGACTATCGACTTGGAATACGTTTTGGGTGACTTTGCTGCTGTATGGCATCGGGCTATTCGGAGACAGCTACTTTGGCTTGGCACAGATGAGTCCGTATGTGGACAGTATCTACCAATCGATGTTTACCCTGTTTGATTACACGCGGAACGGTATATTTTTTGCCCCTGTGTTTATTGTCATAGGAGGGATGATTGCCAATACCCGCAGGCGGAAAAAGAAAAAGGTCTCACCGTATGCCATCGGACTTGGTTTGTTCGGAAGCATGCTTGTAATGGAAGGCTTGCTTTTGCACGCTTATCAGCTGCAACGCCATGACAGTATGTATATTTTTTTGATACCGTGCATGTATTTTCTCTTTCAACTACTATTGTTCTGGAAAGGAAAAAATCGCCCAGCCTTACGAAAGCTGAGCTTGTATGTGTATGTCATCCATCCGCTGTGTATTGTGCTCATTCGCGGAGCGGCCAAAGTAACGGGACTGACAGGGCTGTTTGTTGAAAACAGCTTGGTGCATTTTACACTCGTCACGGTGCTGTCGTTTGTTCTTTCTGTGATGGCGATGAAGGTGATCCGGCGCTTTCAAGGTGAGAAACCGGATCAAACAGGACGAGCATGGGCTGATATCCATCTTCCTCATCTCCAACATAATGTCAGGGAAATTCAGCGAGTGCTCCCCAAGGATTGTTCGATGATGGCAGTCGTAAAGGCGCAGGCATATGGCCACGGCGGATGGCAAATCGCGAGGTTCTTAAACAAGCTCGGGATTGATCACTTCGCAGTTGCCACCATCGATGAAGGAATCGAGCTAAGGAAGAAGGGCGTAAAAGGAGGAATCCTGATTCTCGGCTATACCGATGAACGACGGATACGCCAAATCGCCCGTTTCAAACTGACGCAAACCGTCGTAGATGACGAATATGCCCAAAAACTGAACAGCTACAACGTGAAAATCCCTGTTCATATCAAGATCGACACGGGGATGGGGAGACTCGGGGAATCTTGGACACACACGGAAAAAATAGCGTCCATGTATCGATATAAAAATTTGCAGGTATGCGGTACCTTCACGCATCTGAGTGTCGCTGACAGTTTAGTAGCTTCCGATATCGAATACACGAAAAATCAGATCGCCCGTTTCCAAAAAGTGATCGAACAGCTGAAAGAAAAGGGGATCGATCCACAGAGGCTGCACGTTCAAAGCAGTTACGGCGTGCTGAATTACGGGGAGCTGCAATACGATTATGCTCGGATTGGGATCGCTCTCTACGGAATGTTGAGTAAGCAGGGAGACAAGGTAAAAACAAACGTCGACCTACGACCTGTGTTATCACTGAAAGCAAGAGTTGTGCAGGTGAAACAGGTGGAAAAAGGAGCATCCGTGGGCTATGGACGCGCCCACAGAGTGCTGAAAGACAGCAAGATTGCCATCGTATCCATCGGGTATGCAGATGGGGTTCCACGCATGCTGTCACAATCGGGCGCTACCTGCCTGATCAGAGGAAAAAGGAGACCGATTATCGGCACTGTCTGCATGGATCAACTTATTGTAGATATTACAGATATGGAAGAGGTGCAAAAAGGGGATGTAGTGACCTTTATCGGCAAAGATCAAGAAGAGGGGATCACTGCCGAGGAAATGGCCCAACAGTGTAAAACCATTACGAACGAGCTGGTAAGCCATTTGGGAGAACGTGTCAAAAGAGTCTATCATGATTGA
- a CDS encoding helix-turn-helix transcriptional regulator: MNKTDRLLAIVLELQRKGTLRAEDLAATFETSVRTIYRDMQALSEAGVPIVGAPGQGYSLMEGYFLPPVSFSVEEAVALLIGADLVEQAFDQNFGNSARAVQRKVEAILSADVGEQARRIRSTFRLISPRANNLREQEKAHAQLLHDAIINERKVRFRYRRGTPGEGDDRETVRDVAPYGLVLVRGSWILLAHCDLRQDIRRFRLSRMSGLIVLEDRFILPDHFNFDDYKPLDDRSLEVQIVISAAIADRVKESGNFFIEEITEHPDGFLVRLRVRQIEEILSWVLGLGADAVVLSPESLRSRIREEAKKLFERY, encoded by the coding sequence ATGAACAAAACAGACCGTCTGTTGGCAATCGTTCTGGAGCTGCAGCGAAAAGGTACGTTGCGCGCAGAGGATTTGGCCGCGACCTTCGAGACGAGCGTCCGAACGATTTATCGTGATATGCAGGCATTGAGCGAAGCAGGCGTCCCCATCGTTGGGGCACCGGGTCAGGGCTATTCGTTAATGGAAGGGTATTTTCTGCCGCCCGTCAGCTTTTCGGTAGAAGAAGCCGTTGCACTCTTGATCGGAGCAGACTTGGTCGAGCAAGCATTTGACCAAAACTTTGGCAATAGCGCAAGAGCTGTACAGCGCAAAGTAGAAGCGATCCTGTCTGCGGATGTAGGCGAACAAGCGAGACGTATTCGTTCAACCTTTCGCCTCATAAGCCCCAGAGCAAACAATCTCCGCGAACAGGAAAAAGCGCATGCGCAACTCCTCCACGATGCGATCATCAACGAGCGAAAGGTGCGGTTCCGCTATCGGAGGGGCACGCCTGGGGAGGGTGACGATCGTGAAACAGTGCGTGACGTTGCTCCATATGGTCTGGTGCTGGTTCGTGGCTCCTGGATACTACTCGCTCATTGCGATCTGCGACAGGATATTCGTCGATTCCGCCTGTCGCGCATGAGCGGACTGATCGTATTGGAAGACCGCTTTATCCTCCCTGACCATTTCAATTTTGATGATTACAAGCCTCTCGACGATCGGTCTCTGGAAGTGCAGATCGTCATCAGTGCAGCTATCGCTGATCGGGTAAAAGAATCAGGCAATTTTTTTATCGAAGAGATTACGGAGCATCCGGACGGCTTTCTCGTCAGATTGCGCGTCAGACAAATTGAAGAAATATTGTCTTGGGTACTTGGGCTGGGGGCAGATGCGGTTGTTCTTTCGCCTGAATCCTTGCGTAGCCGAATACGCGAAGAAGCAAAAAAATTATTCGAACGCTACTGA
- a CDS encoding DinB family protein — MNTKEIVNKFEDVTNHYLQELEGFTMEQLLQKPSEEEWSIGQMYLHLIQSARYFQIGSIEKCRQGGPAVTEAGTEKSEIGQAIFAQGSLPPVRVKVPASPEYTPAQPENKEQLRDGLISVLAQMKELEPTLDEIPAHHTVAHPAFGPLTAKEWFAVVEMHYRHHLLQLNRLKG; from the coding sequence ATGAATACAAAAGAAATCGTAAACAAATTTGAAGACGTGACAAACCACTACCTGCAAGAATTAGAAGGCTTCACTATGGAACAACTCTTGCAAAAACCAAGTGAAGAGGAATGGTCGATCGGTCAAATGTACCTTCACTTGATCCAATCTGCCCGGTATTTTCAAATAGGAAGTATCGAGAAGTGTAGACAAGGAGGCCCTGCTGTCACAGAAGCAGGTACCGAAAAATCCGAGATCGGGCAGGCGATATTTGCTCAAGGCTCCTTGCCTCCCGTTCGCGTGAAAGTCCCTGCCTCCCCGGAGTACACACCTGCACAACCGGAGAACAAGGAGCAATTGCGTGATGGACTCATCAGCGTGCTCGCACAAATGAAAGAGCTGGAACCGACTTTGGACGAAATTCCTGCGCATCACACGGTAGCTCACCCAGCCTTCGGTCCGCTGACGGCCAAGGAATGGTTCGCCGTCGTAGAAATGCACTATCGCCATCACCTGCTCCAGCTTAACCGACTGAAGGGTTAG
- a CDS encoding M15 family metallopeptidase encodes MTQPHVFTVTLNSDNLHHGHLILVNRQYPIRWQTDDGILLNRMRLIDGAHNNMMLERTAAKMFAKLLKACNAEHTIVPVSGFRSKAEQKDIYDQSLLENGQVFTSQYVARPNESEHQTGLAIDVGEKKEVIDFICPSFPDHGVCRMFRQRASQYGFIKRYDKDKEQLTGISDEPWHFRYVGYPHAVLMEKLQLCLEEYIEYVKNYEFHQEHLLVDDESIEIYYVKATDTVTHIPVVAGESYEISGNNVDGFIITVFH; translated from the coding sequence ATGACACAACCTCATGTCTTTACGGTTACTTTGAACAGCGACAATTTGCATCACGGCCATCTGATATTGGTGAATCGCCAGTACCCGATCCGCTGGCAAACAGACGACGGTATCCTGCTGAACCGCATGCGGCTGATTGACGGTGCACACAACAATATGATGCTGGAACGCACGGCTGCGAAGATGTTTGCCAAGCTGCTGAAAGCCTGCAACGCAGAGCATACAATCGTGCCTGTCAGTGGCTTTCGCAGCAAGGCCGAACAAAAGGATATTTATGATCAATCCTTGCTCGAAAATGGACAGGTGTTTACCAGTCAATATGTAGCGCGGCCGAATGAAAGCGAGCATCAGACAGGGCTTGCGATAGATGTAGGGGAGAAAAAGGAAGTAATCGATTTTATTTGCCCCTCTTTTCCCGATCATGGCGTATGCCGAATGTTTCGCCAACGTGCCAGCCAATATGGGTTTATCAAACGCTACGACAAAGACAAGGAACAGCTGACAGGGATTTCGGATGAGCCTTGGCATTTTCGGTATGTGGGCTATCCGCATGCTGTATTGATGGAAAAGCTCCAGCTTTGTCTGGAAGAGTATATCGAGTATGTGAAAAACTACGAATTCCATCAGGAGCATTTGCTAGTGGATGATGAGAGCATTGAAATCTACTATGTAAAAGCTACCGATACAGTTACGCACATCCCAGTTGTGGCTGGTGAGAGCTACGAAATATCGGGCAACAACGTGGATGGATTTATCATTACGGTGTTTCATTAG
- a CDS encoding DUF169 domain-containing protein, translating to MNAIELNQALQMYVRTETFPVGISIQKEEAALPSKAKRPVRDLGYPITICQAVGFSRRYGWSIAMNGADLSCPIAQVAFGYEEQPAFYTEGHLACGMYTDSLENGAKSELDVPKFSAEESGYYVSFPLERAEIEPDVVVIYGNAAQVMRLVAGMLYKRGGSIPSTFSSRADCADIAIKPIQTGQPQVIVPCYGDRLFAQTQDHEMAFSFHFRDAAELVEGLAGTQKGGIRYPIPSFLRYQAEFPPTYQKLAGMFGEKN from the coding sequence ATGAACGCCATCGAGCTGAACCAAGCGCTTCAAATGTATGTGAGGACAGAGACTTTTCCCGTAGGAATTAGCATCCAAAAAGAAGAAGCCGCTCTGCCGTCAAAGGCAAAGCGACCTGTCCGTGATCTCGGTTATCCGATTACCATTTGCCAAGCTGTCGGTTTTTCACGGCGTTATGGCTGGAGTATCGCGATGAATGGAGCCGATCTGTCCTGTCCAATCGCGCAGGTGGCTTTTGGCTATGAAGAGCAGCCTGCGTTTTATACAGAGGGTCATCTTGCCTGTGGGATGTATACAGATTCATTGGAAAATGGGGCGAAAAGCGAGCTGGATGTCCCGAAATTTTCAGCAGAAGAAAGCGGCTACTACGTATCGTTTCCGCTGGAGCGAGCAGAGATCGAGCCAGATGTTGTCGTGATTTACGGCAATGCGGCACAGGTCATGAGATTGGTGGCGGGGATGCTGTACAAGCGCGGTGGATCGATTCCTTCCACCTTTTCCAGTCGGGCCGACTGTGCGGACATTGCAATCAAGCCGATCCAGACGGGACAGCCGCAAGTGATCGTCCCGTGTTATGGCGACAGATTGTTTGCCCAGACACAGGATCATGAGATGGCCTTCAGCTTTCATTTTCGCGATGCCGCTGAGCTGGTCGAGGGATTAGCGGGAACGCAAAAAGGCGGAATCCGCTACCCGATCCCGTCCTTCTTGCGCTATCAGGCAGAGTTTCCGCCGACCTATCAAAAGCTTGCGGGGATGTTTGGAGAAAAAAACTAA